The segment GCGCGGCGGCGAGCATTCACTACCGGGGCCATGGCTTGCACCCATTGGTTGTGCTTGGCGCTCTTGCGCCACGACTTCCAGGCTTCGGTGTTGCGCGCGGCGTCGGTGCCGAACTGCTTGGCATTTTCCATGGCCGGCAAGGCATGCCGGGCGACGGTGATGCATTTCTCGACCAGGGAGCGAATCTCCTTGGCCTTTTCGACGGTGGTGACAATGCGGCCCTTCACCTTGGGCGCGTTGGCTTCGCCTTCGGCGTCCCGCTCCGTAAGGAACAAGGAACTGGCCATGTTGCGAAACATCGCCCGACGGTGGCTGGAGCTGCGACCCAATCGGCGGCCGCGTTTACGATGACGCATGGAACTGACTTCCTGACTGCGGTGTTCTCAATTTCAACAATGCGAAATGTGGCATGGCCTCGATGGTTGTGACATGGTCTCCCGACCATGTCACCGCACCGACCGAAGGTCTCCACTTTTTTATCGCCTACTAAGCCGTGGCACGGTCGGGAGACCGTGCCACAACAGAGATTGGCTGATCGACTTACACGCGGGCCGTCGTCGGCACTCGCATCCCGAGGCGGAGCCCCAGATCGGTGAGCTTTTCCTTGACTTCGTTGAGCGTCGTATCGCCGAAATTCCGGACATCGAGGAGCTGATCCTCAGACTTGGTGACCAGATCCCGTACGGTACGGATGTTTTCCGACTCCAGGCAATTGCTGGCCCGCACCGAGAGATTCAACTCCGCGAGGCTCATATTGAGCTTCTGCTCGGTGGCGGAATCGATCAGGCCGCCCAGCCCGCGCCCTTCGGCGTGGACCTGCGCACCCAACTCGCTGTACTGGACGAACGGGTTGAGATGCTTGCGAAGAATCTTGGCGGCTTCGACCAGGGCCATCTCGGGGCCGATCGAACCGTTGGTCCAGATTTCCAGCGTGAGTTTGTCGTAGTTCGTCTTCTGGCCGACGCGGGTTTCTTCGATCTCGTAACGCACGCGGACGACCGGGCTGAACACGGCGTCGAGCGGGATGATGCCGATTTCGTGGTCCTTGGCCATGTGCTCGGTGGCGGGGATGTACCCACGGCCGTTTTCGATGACCATTTCCACGCGGAACGGCACGTCGTCCGTCAACGTGGCGATTACGTGATCCTTGTTGATGATCTGGACCGTCGAGTCGCAGATTACATCATGGCCGGTGATCACGCCCTTGGTGGTCTTGTCGATCGAGACGACTTTCGTCTGATCGCTGTGGTTCTTGACGATCAGCGCCTTGATATTCAAGACGATGTCGGTCATGTCTTCCACGACGCCCGCGAGCGTGGTGAACTCGTGCTGGGCGTTGTTGATTTTAATTTGCGTAATGGCACTGCCTTCCAAGCTGGAAAGCAGAATCCGGCGCAGGCTATTGCCCACGGTGACGCCGAAGCCGCGTTCGAACGGTTCGGCCACGAATTTGCCGTACGTCGAAGTCAGCGACGACCGTTCGCAAGTAACCAGACTCGGAAGCTCAAATCCACGCCAACGAATGCGCATTAGTCCACTCCCCTTGCTTCACGCTTGTTACTTGGAGCACAACTCGACGATCAACTGCGTCTGCACCGGAATCGAAACGTCGCCCGCCTCGGGCAGCCGCTGCACGACGGCTTCGGGAATCCCGACGCCTTCGTTGCGGGAGAGGAAGTCGGGGACTTCCCGGCTGTTTTCCGCCAGACAGGTCTGGACGGCCGACAGGCTTTTGATGCGGTTCTTGACGCGGATCACGTCGCCCGGCTTCATCAGGTAGCTGGGCACGTCGACCCGGCGACCGTTGACCGTGAAATGGCCGTGGCGAATCAATTGCCGCGCCTGGGCGCGGCTCAGGCCGAAGCCGGCGCGGTGGACAATGTTGTCCATCCGCCGTTCCAGCAGGCTCATCAACGCATCCCCGGTATTGCCGTGGTAGCGCGTGGCCAACCTGAAATAAGTGCGGAACTGCCGTTCCAGAATGCCGTAATAGTGCTTGACCTTCTGCTTTTCGCGAAGGTGGACGCCATAGTCAGTCAACTTCGTCCGGCGGGAATTGTGCATGCCCGGGGCGGTGTCGCGGCGTTCGATGGCGCACTTGGGGGTATCGCAGCGGGTTCCCTTGAGGAACAGCTTCATCCCTTCGCGGCGACAGAGTCGGCAAACAGGTCCAGTATGACGAGCCATGAATCTTCAATCTTCGATAACGGTTGAGTGGGATCGACTTCGCCAGCGACTTAGACGCGGCGCTTCTTAGGCGGACGGCAGCCGTTGTGAGGCAACGGGGTGACGTCTTCAATGGTCTTGATGGTCAGGCCGGCCGATTGCAGGGCCGTGATCGCGCTTTCGCGACCCGACCCGGGCCCCTTGACGCGGACTTCCAGTTCCTTGACGCCGAACTTCATGGCCTTCTCGGCACATTGCTGAGCAGCGCACTGCCCGGCGAACGGGGTGCTTTTCCGGCTTCCCTTGAAGTTACTGGTGCCGGCGCTGGCCCAGCAAAGCACGTCACCCTTGTTGTCGGTGATCGTAACCTGGGTGTTGTTGAACGTCGCTTTGATGTGGGCGACGCCCATCGTGACGTTGCGGCGGACTTTTCTACGCTTGGCTTTCGACACGTTCGTTCGGCTCCCCGCCGGCATCGGTTGACTTGAATTCTTGATCTGATTTGGACTCGGCCGACGTCACCGACCTCGGCTACAGAAGAGCGGCGACCGCTTACTTCAAGTCCTTGACGCCCTTCTTGCCGGCCACGGTCTTCTTCGGGCCTTTGCGGGTACGAGCGTTGGTTCGTGTGCGTTGGCCACGGACCGGCAGGCCGCGGCGGTGGCGGATGCCACGGTAGCAGCTAATATCGCGCAGGCGCGAGATGTTCTGGGCCACTTGGCGGCGCAACTGGCCTTCCACCACGTAGTCCTTGTCCAACAAGGCGGCCATACGGGCCAGCTCATCTTCGCCCAATTCACGGGCCTTGACGTGCGGATCCACGCCGGCTTTGTGGCACAGCTCGCGCGCCACCTTCGGCCCCACGCCGTAGAGGTACTGCAAGCTGATCACCGCCGGGCGATCGTT is part of the Planctomycetia bacterium genome and harbors:
- a CDS encoding L17 family ribosomal protein, which codes for MRHRKRGRRLGRSSSHRRAMFRNMASSLFLTERDAEGEANAPKVKGRIVTTVEKAKEIRSLVEKCITVARHALPAMENAKQFGTDAARNTEAWKSWRKSAKHNQWVQAMAPVVNARRRAIQMLGDKQAVRILFDDVAPRFEGRPGGYTRVVRLATPRLGDAGERAILEFVGVRDRVTQKSSKPKFETTNA
- a CDS encoding DNA-directed RNA polymerase subunit alpha, producing the protein MRIRWRGFELPSLVTCERSSLTSTYGKFVAEPFERGFGVTVGNSLRRILLSSLEGSAITQIKINNAQHEFTTLAGVVEDMTDIVLNIKALIVKNHSDQTKVVSIDKTTKGVITGHDVICDSTVQIINKDHVIATLTDDVPFRVEMVIENGRGYIPATEHMAKDHEIGIIPLDAVFSPVVRVRYEIEETRVGQKTNYDKLTLEIWTNGSIGPEMALVEAAKILRKHLNPFVQYSELGAQVHAEGRGLGGLIDSATEQKLNMSLAELNLSVRASNCLESENIRTVRDLVTKSEDQLLDVRNFGDTTLNEVKEKLTDLGLRLGMRVPTTARV
- the rpsD gene encoding 30S ribosomal protein S4: MARHTGPVCRLCRREGMKLFLKGTRCDTPKCAIERRDTAPGMHNSRRTKLTDYGVHLREKQKVKHYYGILERQFRTYFRLATRYHGNTGDALMSLLERRMDNIVHRAGFGLSRAQARQLIRHGHFTVNGRRVDVPSYLMKPGDVIRVKNRIKSLSAVQTCLAENSREVPDFLSRNEGVGIPEAVVQRLPEAGDVSIPVQTQLIVELCSK
- the rpsK gene encoding 30S ribosomal protein S11 — encoded protein: MSKAKRRKVRRNVTMGVAHIKATFNNTQVTITDNKGDVLCWASAGTSNFKGSRKSTPFAGQCAAQQCAEKAMKFGVKELEVRVKGPGSGRESAITALQSAGLTIKTIEDVTPLPHNGCRPPKKRRV
- the rpsM gene encoding 30S ribosomal protein S13, which produces MPRLMGVDIPNDRPAVISLQYLYGVGPKVARELCHKAGVDPHVKARELGEDELARMAALLDKDYVVEGQLRRQVAQNISRLRDISCYRGIRHRRGLPVRGQRTRTNARTRKGPKKTVAGKKGVKDLK